A genomic segment from Oryctolagus cuniculus chromosome 14, mOryCun1.1, whole genome shotgun sequence encodes:
- the LOC138845230 gene encoding ribosome biogenesis protein NSA2 homolog encodes MPQNEYIELHRKRYGYRLDYHEKKRKKESREAHERSKKAKKMIGLKAKLYHKQRHAEKIQMKKTIKMHEKRNTKQKNDEKTPKGAVPAYLLDREGQSRAKVLSNMIKQKRKEKAGKWEVPLPKVRAQGETEVLKVIRTGKRKKKAWKRMVTKVCFVGDGFTRKPPKYERFIRPMGLRFKKAHVTHPELKATFCLPILGVKKNPSSPLYTTLGVITKGTVIEVNVSELGLVTQGGKVIWGKYAQVTNNPENDGCINAVLLV; translated from the coding sequence ATGCCACAAAATGAATATATTGAATTACACCGTAAACGCTATGGGTACCGTTTGGATTaccatgagaaaaagagaaaaaaggaaagtcgGGAGGCTCATGAACGttcaaagaaagcaaagaagatgATTGGTCTGAAGGCCAAGCTCTACCATAAGCAGCGCCATGCTGagaaaatacagatgaaaaagaCTATCAAGATGCATGAGAAGAGAAACACGAAACAAAAGAATGATGAAAAGACTCCCAAGGGAGCAGTGCCTGCCTATCTGCTAGACAGAGAAGGACAGTCCCGAGCTAAAGTACTTTCCAACATGATTAAACAAAAACGAAAAGAGAAGGCGGGAAAATGGGAAGTCCCTCTGCCTAAAGTTCGTGCCcagggagaaacagaagtattAAAAGTTATTCggacagggaaaagaaaaaagaaggcatgGAAGAGGATGGTTACCAAAGTCTGCTTTGTTGGAGATGGCTTTACAAGAAAACCACCTAAATATGAAAGATTCATTAGACCAATGGGCTTACGTTTTAAGAAGGCCCATGTAACACATCCAGAACTGAAAGCCACCTTCTGTCTGCCAATACTTGGTGTAAAAAAGAATCCATCATCCCCATTATACACAACTCTGGGTGTAATTACTAAAGGTACTGTCATTGAGGTGAATGTGAGCGAGCTGGGCCTTGTGACGCAAGGAGGCAAGGTTATTTGGGGGAAATATGCCCAGGTTACCAACAATCCTGAAAATGATGGATGCATAAATGCAGTCTTACTTGTTTGA
- the LOC100357228 gene encoding nucleophosmin-like yields MEDLMDMDMDMSPLRLQNYLFSCELKTDKDYHHFKVESDENEHQLSLRTVSLGAGAKDELHIVDAEAMNYEGSPIKVTLATLQMSVQPMVSLGGFEITPLVVVRFRCGSGPVHISGQHLEAVEEDAESEVKEEEDVKLLSISGKRCAPGGGSKVPQNKVKLAAEEDDEDDDDNDHEDDDDEEETEEKAPGKKGHESFKKQEKAP; encoded by the exons ATGGAAGATTTGATGGACATGGACATGGACATGAGCCCCCTGAGGCTCCAGAACTATCTTTTCAGTTGTGAACTAAAGACTGACAAAGATTATCATCACTTCAAAGTGGAAAGTGATGAAAATGAGCACCAGTTATCTTTAAGAACGGTCAGTTTAGGCGCTGGCGCAAAGGATGAACTGCACATTGTTGATGCAGAGGCAATGAATTATGAAGGCAGCCCGATTAAAGTCACACTGGCAACTTTGCAAATGTCTGTACAGCCAATGGTTTCCCTTGGGGGCTTTGAAATAACACCTCTTGTGGTCGTAAGGTTTAGGTGTGGTTCAGGGCCTGTGCATATTAGTGGACAGCACTTAGAAGCTGTGGAGGAAGATGCAGAGTCAGAAGTCAAAGAGGAAGAGGACGTGAAGCTATTAAGTATATCTGGAAAACGATGTGCCCCTGGAGGTGGCAGCAAGGTACCACAGAACAAAGTAAAGCTTGCTGCTGaagaagatgatgaagatgacgACGACAATGatcatgaagatgatgatgatgaggaggaaactgaagaaaaagCTCCAGGGAA AAAAGGTCATGAATCCttcaaaaaacaggaaaaagctCCTTAA